The genomic window AAGCTCCAAAGGGTGTTATGTTATTTATAATCAATTCATTACAATACAACTCAGTATGGATTTTGGAGGGGCCAGGTGAAGCTGTTCCGGCCAGCACCCATTCTTTTTCCGAAAACCGGTTGTGACCGCGGGGCTTTTCAATGGGGTTTATACATCAGAAGCTCCAAAGGGTGTTATGTTATTTATAATCAATTCATTACAATACAACTCAGTATGGATTTTGGAGAGGCCAGGTGAAGCTGTTCCGGCCATCACCATTCTTTTTCCGAAAAACGGTTGTGACCGCGGGGCTTTTCGACGGGTTTATAAATTCACAGGCTTTAATAGTCTATATGCTATTTATAATCAATGTGCTACCATACATTACATCGTGGATTTTAGGGGTTCGCCAGCATGTAAGCATGTCCCCGAATCATTAATCGGGGATCGGTACTTCGTCCCGACCAGTGACAGCCATAATTCAGACATGCAGAGTTTTTCACCACGCTTTTAAAGCGGACATTACCGAACGGAACCGTATGAAAGTACTTATCGCGCCATCGATACTTGCGGCAGACCTCAGTTGTCTCGGAGAAGAAATCGCCCGCGCTGTCCGCGGCGGATGCGATGCGATACACATCGATATCATGGATCATCACTTTGTGCCGAACCTGTCGTTCGGGCCGGATATTGTCAAAACAGTGCGCCATCTGACCGACCTTCCGCTCGATGTTCATCTCATGGCCGACAATCCGCTCGACATGATCGAATCCTTCGCCAAGGCGGGGAGCGATTACCTGACCATCCATATCGAGGTGCTCGACAATGCGATTGATGCCCTCGCGGCCATCGACGGTCTCGGAGTCTGTCCCGGGCTCTCGCTCAAGCCCGATACGCCGGTCGAAGCGGTGATACCCTACCTCGACCATGTGGATATCCTGCTCGTGATGTCGGTGTTTCCCGGATTCGGCGGGCAGTCGTTCATCGAGGAATCCTACAGCCGTGTCAGCAGTATCGCGGAGGCCGCATCGAAGCTCGAAACGCCGCCCTATATCTCGGTAGACGGCGGTGTGG from bacterium includes these protein-coding regions:
- the rpe gene encoding ribulose-phosphate 3-epimerase — translated: MKVLIAPSILAADLSCLGEEIARAVRGGCDAIHIDIMDHHFVPNLSFGPDIVKTVRHLTDLPLDVHLMADNPLDMIESFAKAGSDYLTIHIEVLDNAIDALAAIDGLGVCPGLSLKPDTPVEAVIPYLDHVDILLVMSVFPGFGGQSFIEESYSRVSSIAEAASKLETPPYISVDGGVDFVNAPKLVKAGVNFLVAGSSIFRDHGAMENIRRMREALNT